A window of Maniola hyperantus chromosome 26, iAphHyp1.2, whole genome shotgun sequence contains these coding sequences:
- the LOC138404145 gene encoding uncharacterized protein, producing MAEINELTKKRSSYKGRITIFSGYLKSLENSTVSPSAKDINKQKPVVHSESPESVSATPSTTNPNNLALSASVSSASLEVNSRRGDVILSTALVKLYDSNNREHIGRAVLDSGSTSSLLSEKMFRQLNLPYNHIDQSVLGINNASTHIDKICRLRLKSLNDTFMTNLNCFVLPSLTDNVPCRSLDISNLNIPTDVCLADPHFHTPASVDLILGADIFWDIVGSQRINLGNNKPTLCETRLGWIISGPMNNRFSTSHLPNHIQCNYVNTYPTTDILNQDIQSQLARFWNLEEVNISSSSSYSPEQKLCEEHFMENTTRLEDGRFCVRIPLKENPSVLGDSLHQAKQCFLSLERRLLKQPKLYEMYREFMSEYQSLGHMSECELNSDSNAHFIPHHGVLRENSVTTKLRAVFNASSSTTSTNISLNSIQMVGPTVQDDLLSILLRFRQHKYVILADVEKMYRQILVHPDDRYLQRIIWRDNPNQPLKAFELNTVTYGTASAPFLATRCLKQLGLECKDNQIAEIILHDFYVDDLLSGGDDLNVVRNIRSEVTATLASARLPLRKWKSNEPQLVSESTESTHDLNVGGNEPSKTLGLGWQPESDELHFPIGTSITVKGSSKRDVLSVISQIFDPLGLVSPVVIKLKIILQSLWLQNLSWDDPLTPEIQEAWWEVIKNLHVLANLQVPRRVLIDLFVRVEIHAFSDASERAYGACLYVRSIDSSGRILVRLLLAKSRVAPIKATTIPRLELCGAQVAAKLYEKVTSSLRVNAACTVFWTDSTIVLGWLKMLPSKLHTFVRNRVGDILEKTGDCAWRHVPTKQNPADYVSRGVSVDTIRSLDMWWSGPSFLKEPSSLDVQLRMCYVLLKHVKDDVLQPIFSLKLN from the exons ATGGCCGAAATTAATGAGTTAACGAAAAAACGGAGCAGTTATAAAGGtcggattacaattttttctgGTTATTTGAAGTCATTGGAGAATAGCACCGTGTCACCATCTGCAAAGGATATCA ATAAGCAGAAGCCGGTTGTGCATAGCGAGAGCCCTGAAAGTGTCAGCGCGACTCCCTCCACCACAAATCCAAATAACTTAGCGTTATCAGCGAGCGTGTCGTCCGCGAGTCTTGAAGTAAACAGTCGCCGCGGGGACGTTATATTATCGACTGCGCTAGTTAAGTTATATGATTCAAACAATCGCGAACATATCGGACGCGCTGTTTTGGATTCTGGTAGCACTTCCAGCCTACTGTCAGAAAAAATGTTTCGTCAGTTAAATCTGCCTTATAATCATATCGATCAATCTGTACTGGGTATTAATAATGCGTCTACGCATATTGATAAAATATGTCGCTTGCGTTTGAAGTCATTAAATGATACATTTATGactaatttaaattgttttgttttgccGTCGTTAACAGATAACGTGCCGTGTCGTTCACTCGACATTTCAAaccttaatatacctactgacgTTTGTTTAGCGGATCCTCATTTTCACACACCGGCGTCAGTGGATTTAATATTAGGTGCTGATATTTTTTGGGACATTGTAGGATCGCAAAGAATTAATTTAGGTAATAATAAGCCTACCCTTTGCGAGACTAGGTTAGGGTGGATAATTTCTGGCCCGATGAATAACAGATTTTCCACATCACATCTGCCTAACCATATACAATGTAATTACGTTAACACTTACCCTACCACTGATATACTAAATCAAGATATTCAGAGTCAACTCGCACGTTTTTGGAATTTAGAAGAAGTAAATATTTCCAGTTCATCTAGTTATTCACCGGAACAGAAATTATGTGAGGAGCATTTTATGGAAAATACTACTCGCTTAGAGGACGGTCGTTTTTGCGTGAGAATCCCATTAAAGGAAAATCCTAGTGTTTTAGGCGATTCTTTACATCAAGCCAAACAGTGTTTCTTGTCTTTAGAACGCAGGCTTCTTAAACAACCAAAACTCTATGAAATGTACCGCGAGTTTATGTCCGAATATCAGTCTTTAGGTCACATGTCAGAATGTGAACTTAATTCGGATAGTAATGCACATTTTATCCCACATCATGGCGTGTTGCGTGAGAACAGTGTGACTACTAAATTAAGGGCCGTGTTCAATGCAAGTTCCTCTACCACTAGCACTAATATTAGTCTAAACAGTATTCAGATGGTAGGTCCGACAGTGCAAGACGATTTGTTGTCCATTCTTCTGAGGTTTAGGCAACACAAGTACGTTATTTTAGCCGACGTGGAGAAAATGTATCGGCAGATACTTGTGCATCCTGATGATAGGTATTTACAGCGTATAATATGGCGTGACAACCCTAATCAACCACTTAAGGCATTTGAATTAAATACCGTAACGTATGGTACAGCAAGTGCACCTTTCCTTGCTACCAGATGCCTTAAGCAGCTAGGACTTGAATGTAAGGACAATCAGATCGCTGAAATCATCCTTCACGATTTTTACGTTGACGATCTGTTGAGTGGCGGGGATGATTTAAACGTAGTGCGTAACATTCGTAGTGAAGTAACGGCTACCCTCGCCTCTGCTCGCTTGCCACTGAGAAAGTGGAAGTCTAATGAGCCTCAGTTAGTTTCAGAGTCCACTGAGTCCACGCATGATTTAAATGTAGGGGGTAACGAGCCAAGCAAAACTTTAGGTTTAGGATGGCAACCTGAATCTGATGAGTTGCATTTTCCGATCGGTACTTCGATCACAGTAAAGGGAAGCTCAAAACGTGATGTGCTTTCTGTAATTTCACAGATATTCGATCCATTAGGTCTGGTCTCTCCGGtcgttattaaattaaaaattatattgcaaAGCTTATGGTTACAAAACTTATCGTGGGATGACCCATTGACGCCGGAGATTCAAGAGGCTTGGTgggaagtaattaaaaatctgcaTGTTTTGGCAAATCTACAAGTACCACGTCGCGTATTAATAGATTTGTTCGTGCGAGTAGAGATTCATGCATTTTCCGATGCGTCGGAAAGGGCTTACGGGGCGTGTCTCTACGTCCGTAGCATTGATAGTAGTGGCAGAATCTTAGTGCGGTTATTACTTGCTAAGAGTAGGGTGGCACCCATTAAAGCCACAACTATCCCTAGGCTTGAGCTTTGTGGTGCTCAGGTTGCAGCGAAGCTGTATGAAAAAGTTACTAGCTCACTTAGAGTTAATGCAGCGTGTACTGTTTTTTGGACCGACTCCACTATTGTATTAGGTTGGCTTAAGATGTTGCCGAGTAAGCTACATACATTTGTTCGCAATCGCGTTGGCGATATTTTAGAAAAGACCGGTGATTGCGCATGGCGACACGTTCCTACTAAGCAAAACCCAGCGGATTATGTGTCACGTGGAGTCAGTGTTGACACTATTCGGTCTCTCGATATGTGGTGGTCAGGACCAAGTTTTTTGAAGGAACCTAGCA GCTTAGACGTGCAATTGCGTATGTGCTACGTTTTGTTGAAGCATGTAAAGGACGACGTGCTACAACCAATTTTCTCACTGAAACTGaattaa
- the LOC117994498 gene encoding vesicle transport protein GOT1B codes for MIEISDTQKIGVGLAGFGMTFLFLGVLLLFDKGLLAIGNILFISGLACVIGLQRTFFFFFQRHKVKASAAFFGGITVVLLGWPMIGMIAEIYGFLLLFRGFLPAAINFLRMVPVLGTLLHLPIIRGIVDRIAGDNGRNMDLA; via the exons ATGATAGAAATATCAGATACCCAga AAATCGGCGTAGGGCTGGCCGGCTTTGGTATGACATTCCTATTCCTTGGTGTGCTGCTGTTGTTTGATAAAGGACTATTGGCCATTGGGAAT ATCCTCTTCATCAGTGGTCTCGCGTGCGTGATAGGGCTCCAGAGGacgttcttcttcttcttccagCGACATAAGGTCAAAGCTTCTGCAGCGTTCTTCGGCGGCATCACTGTGGTGCTGCTCGGCTGGCCTATGATTGGCATGATTGCGGAGATATATGGGTTCCTACTGCTGTTCAG AGGGTTCCTGCCGGCCGCCATCAACTTCCTGAGAATGGTGCCAGTTCTGGGGACGCTTCTCCACCTGCCGATCATCAGAGGG atcgTGGACAGGATAGCAGGCGACAACGGCCGAAATATG GACCTTGCATGA
- the LOC138404244 gene encoding gastrula zinc finger protein XlCGF57.1-like isoform X1 produces MSVATNDENKVHGTEEADTIQETEKVFEVNNVAALSMSVATNDENKVHATEEADTIQETEKVFEVNNGELENQSSQSTSKINVNINRFKNCVVKLYDIFTHQKVASQKTRKADTACDSQNIASKRSSYQATSQNEALTTTSLNNVINIEQCVTEEKAFTCDICRKMYNRRRVLLKHIKTHTEVKRFTCKTCQYKYNYKSELTRHMMTHTGTKPFSCALCEYKCARKIQLVKHLKTHTGIKQFSCTLCDYKCVRNSGLVRHFRTHAGIKPFSCNLCDYKCVSNSCLVEHMGTHTGIKPFSCTLCEYKCARKSHLVMHMRTHSGIKPFSCNLCDYKCVQNSRLVEHMRTHTGIKPFSCNLCDYKCIQRIRLVEHMRTHTGIKPFSCTLCEHKSVTNSNLVMHMRTHKGVKPFSCTLCDYKCTRKNLLVIHMTTHTGEKPYSCNLCNYKCTRNYYLVKHMRTHSGEEPPCS; encoded by the exons ATGAGTGTTGCGACAAATGACGAGAACAAAGTTCACGGAACTGAAGAAGCCGATACAATCCAGGAAACTGAAAAAGTGTTTGAAGTTAACAATG TCGCTGCCTTGTCGATGAGTGTTGCGACAAATGACGAGAACAAAGTTCACGCAACTGAAGAAGCCGATACAATCCAGGAAACTGAAAAAGTGTTTGAAGTTAACAATGGTGAATTAGAAAACCAATCGTCTCAAAGTACTAGTAAAATTAACGTAAACATTAATAGATTCAAGAATTGTGTAGTCAAGTTATATGATATTTTCACACATCAGAAAGTTGCTTCACAGAAAACACGAAAAGCTGATACGGCTTGTGACAGTCAGAATATTGCGTCTAAACGTTCCAGTTATCAGGCAACAAGTCAGAACGAAGCCCTTACGACTACTAGTTTGAATAATGTCATTAATATAGAACAATGTGTTACTGAGGAAAAAGCGTTCACTTGTGACATTTGTCGAAAAATGTATAATAGAAGAAGGGTCTTACTTAAACACATAAAGACTCACACTGAAGTAAAAAGATTCACTTGCAAGACTTGCcaatacaaatataattataaaagtgAATTGACAAGGCACATGATGACTCACACTGGTACAAAGCCATTCTCGTGTGCGTTATGCGAGTACAAATGTGCAAGAAAGATCCAACTAGTGAAGCACTTGAAAactcacactggtataaaacaATTCTCGTGTAcgttatgcgattacaaatgtgTAAGAAATAGTGGTCTAGTGAGGCACTTTAGAACTCACGCTGGTATAAAGCCATTCTCGTGTAATTTATGTGATTACAAATGTGTATCAAATAGCTGTCTAGTGGAGCACATGGGAACTCACACTGGTATAAAGCCATTCTCGTGTACGTTATGCGAGTACAAATGTGCAAGAAAGAGCCATTTAGTgatgcacatgagaactcactctGGTATTAAACCTTTTTCGTGTAACTTATGCGATTATAAATGTGTACAAAATAGCCGTCTAGTGGAGCACATGCGAACTCACACTGGTATAAAGCCATTCTCGTGTAACTTATGCGATTATAAATGTATACAACGTATCCGTCTAGTGGAGCACATGCGAactcacactggtataaaaccaTTCTCGTGTACGTTATGCGAGCACAAAAGTGTAACAAATAGTAATCTAGTGATGCATATGAGAACTCACAAAGGTGTAAAACCATTTTCGTGTACGTTATGCGACTACAAATGTACAAGAAAGAACCTTCTAGTGATACACATGACAAcacacactggcgaaaaaccatATTCGTGCAATTTATGCAATTATAAGTGCacaagaaattattatttagttaagCATATGAGAACTCACAGTGGTGAAGAACCGCCATGCTCGTGA
- the LOC138404244 gene encoding gastrula zinc finger protein XlCGF57.1-like isoform X2 — protein MSVATNDENKVHATEEADTIQETEKVFEVNNGELENQSSQSTSKINVNINRFKNCVVKLYDIFTHQKVASQKTRKADTACDSQNIASKRSSYQATSQNEALTTTSLNNVINIEQCVTEEKAFTCDICRKMYNRRRVLLKHIKTHTEVKRFTCKTCQYKYNYKSELTRHMMTHTGTKPFSCALCEYKCARKIQLVKHLKTHTGIKQFSCTLCDYKCVRNSGLVRHFRTHAGIKPFSCNLCDYKCVSNSCLVEHMGTHTGIKPFSCTLCEYKCARKSHLVMHMRTHSGIKPFSCNLCDYKCVQNSRLVEHMRTHTGIKPFSCNLCDYKCIQRIRLVEHMRTHTGIKPFSCTLCEHKSVTNSNLVMHMRTHKGVKPFSCTLCDYKCTRKNLLVIHMTTHTGEKPYSCNLCNYKCTRNYYLVKHMRTHSGEEPPCS, from the coding sequence ATGAGTGTTGCGACAAATGACGAGAACAAAGTTCACGCAACTGAAGAAGCCGATACAATCCAGGAAACTGAAAAAGTGTTTGAAGTTAACAATGGTGAATTAGAAAACCAATCGTCTCAAAGTACTAGTAAAATTAACGTAAACATTAATAGATTCAAGAATTGTGTAGTCAAGTTATATGATATTTTCACACATCAGAAAGTTGCTTCACAGAAAACACGAAAAGCTGATACGGCTTGTGACAGTCAGAATATTGCGTCTAAACGTTCCAGTTATCAGGCAACAAGTCAGAACGAAGCCCTTACGACTACTAGTTTGAATAATGTCATTAATATAGAACAATGTGTTACTGAGGAAAAAGCGTTCACTTGTGACATTTGTCGAAAAATGTATAATAGAAGAAGGGTCTTACTTAAACACATAAAGACTCACACTGAAGTAAAAAGATTCACTTGCAAGACTTGCcaatacaaatataattataaaagtgAATTGACAAGGCACATGATGACTCACACTGGTACAAAGCCATTCTCGTGTGCGTTATGCGAGTACAAATGTGCAAGAAAGATCCAACTAGTGAAGCACTTGAAAactcacactggtataaaacaATTCTCGTGTAcgttatgcgattacaaatgtgTAAGAAATAGTGGTCTAGTGAGGCACTTTAGAACTCACGCTGGTATAAAGCCATTCTCGTGTAATTTATGTGATTACAAATGTGTATCAAATAGCTGTCTAGTGGAGCACATGGGAACTCACACTGGTATAAAGCCATTCTCGTGTACGTTATGCGAGTACAAATGTGCAAGAAAGAGCCATTTAGTgatgcacatgagaactcactctGGTATTAAACCTTTTTCGTGTAACTTATGCGATTATAAATGTGTACAAAATAGCCGTCTAGTGGAGCACATGCGAACTCACACTGGTATAAAGCCATTCTCGTGTAACTTATGCGATTATAAATGTATACAACGTATCCGTCTAGTGGAGCACATGCGAactcacactggtataaaaccaTTCTCGTGTACGTTATGCGAGCACAAAAGTGTAACAAATAGTAATCTAGTGATGCATATGAGAACTCACAAAGGTGTAAAACCATTTTCGTGTACGTTATGCGACTACAAATGTACAAGAAAGAACCTTCTAGTGATACACATGACAAcacacactggcgaaaaaccatATTCGTGCAATTTATGCAATTATAAGTGCacaagaaattattatttagttaagCATATGAGAACTCACAGTGGTGAAGAACCGCCATGCTCGTGA